From one Phycodurus eques isolate BA_2022a chromosome 19, UOR_Pequ_1.1, whole genome shotgun sequence genomic stretch:
- the LOC133417627 gene encoding monocarboxylate transporter 7-like, with amino-acid sequence MVLCVLKRPNFLGPNIYSAPPDGGWGWVVAVAFFLVEVFTYGTIKSFGIFLQELMEEFGESNSRVSWIVSISVFVMTFNGPLSSVLTNRFGFQLVVMTGGVLISSGTIATSFATSVNQMYITYGIVAGLGYCLTFLPTVTILSHYFTRRRSLVIAIASTGEALSMFALAPAFSSLRDLISWRHTMAMIGALQGTIIICGALLRPIIIHPKTSQETENDRSSPKIAEAQSTCGNVAHTTKDDLIVDKTNTDNELIRDSVTYSDVQYEKVNCNSEERTLLTEEVRSGLPLGLNKDSDASEGQKNDVEKQENKGKENKSGDEKPAKKFKLLDFSILKECSFIFYSLFGLFATLGFFAPQLYIIELSVSRGVARDRAAYMLSTIAVAEMVGRFFIGWVLTQNRIQKRKLLVLLVCVISMTVDLVGFTLVAEFYGLAVCCAVYGFFMGTLSCTHIPMLAEDDVVGLERMSAAAGVYVFIQSFAGLAGPPLGGVLVDVTQNYGSAFYSCAAGMAVSAVFLGLVKPAKRGLLCRKSTLRLNEDST; translated from the exons ATGGTGCTGTGTGTACTCAAGAGACCAAATTTCTTGGGGCCTAACATTTACTCAGCACCCCCAGACGGAGGCTGGGGATGGGTGGTGGCTGTGGCCTTTTTCTTGGTGGAAGTCTTCACCTATGGCACTATCAAGAGCTTTGGTATCTTCCTCCAAGAGCTCATGGAGGAGTTTGGGGAGAGCAACAGCCGAGTGTCCTGGATCGTTTCCATCAGTGTCTTTGTCATGACCTTTAATG GTCCTCTTTCCTCCGTGCTGACCAACCGCTTTGGgttccagcttgttgtcatgaCCGGAGGGGTACTGATTTCCTCAGGAACTATTGCCACAAGCTTTGCCACCTCCGTCAATCAAATGTACATCACCTACGGCATAGTGGCAG GTCTTGGCTACTGCCTGACTTTTTTACCCACTGTGACAATCCTATCACATTATTTTACACGACGGCGGTCTCTGGTCATAGCTATAGCTTCGACTGGAGAGGCCCTGTCCATGTTTGCTCTAGCCCCGG CTTTCTCCTCTTTGAGGGACCTTATTAGCTGGCGTCACACCATGGCAATGATTGGAGCTTTGCAAGGCACCATCATTATTTGTGGTGCTCTGCTACGGCCAATCATCATCCATCCCAAAACAAGTCAAGAGACAGAGAATGACAGATCCTCTCCAAAGATCGCGGAAGCCCAAAGCACATGTGGGAACGTGGCGCATACCACCAAAGATGACTTGATCGTGGACAAGACAAACACTGACAATGAGCTCATAAGAGATTCTGTGACCTACTCTGATGTCCAGTACGAGAAGGTCAACTGCAACTCAGAGGAGAGGACTTTATTAACAGAGGAAGTAAGGTCAGGGTTGCCCCTGGGTCTAAATAAAGACTCGGACGCATCTGAAGGCCAGAAGAACGATGTTGAGAAACAAGAGAATAaaggcaaagaaaataaaagtggtGATGAGAAACCTGCAAAAAAGTTTAAACTTCTGGATTTCTCCATACTCAAAGAGTGCAGCTTCATTTTCTATTCGCTCTTTGGACTGTTTGCTACACTGGGCTTCTTCGCCCCTCAACTCTACATCATCGAGCTGAGCGTGAGTCGAGGCGTCGCGCGGGATCGCGCCGCCTATATGCTCTCCACCATTGCGGTTGCTGAAATGGTCGGTCGCTTTTTCATCGGATGGGTTCTGACACAGAATCGAATCCAGAAGAGGAAGCTCCTCGTCCTCCTGGTTTGTGTCATTTCCATGACGGTGGATCTTGTGGGATTTACTCTGGTCGCTGAGTTTTATGGCCTAGCAGTTTGCTGCGCTGTGTACGGGTTCTTCATGGGGACTCTTTCATGCACACATATTCCCATGCTGGCAGAAGATGACGTGGTGGGCTTGGAGAGGATGTCCGCTGCTGCTGGAGTCTATGTGTTCATACAAAGCTTTGCTGGTCTGGCTGGACCCCCACTTGGAG GTGTGTTAGTGGATGTGACACAGAACTACGGATCAGCTTTCTACTCCTGTGCAGCCGGCATGGCGGTGAGTGCGGTGTTCCTGGGTTTAGTGAAACCTGCAAAGAGAGGACTACTTTGCAGGAAGAGCACATTAAGACTGAATGAAGACAGCACCTGA